In the Sphingobium sp. RAC03 genome, ACCCCTCGCCGCGTCGCCCGCGGCCGCGCTTGCGCCTGCTGCGGAGAGGGACGCGGTGCGCATCCTGCTCGTGGATGACGATGACAGCGTGCGGACCATCGTTGCGGGCGCATTGGAAAGCCATGGGCATCATGTGGTCGAAGCGATTGATGGCGCCAGCGCCCTGATCAAGCTCGACGCGCAGGACTTCGACATCGCCATTATCGACTTTGCCATGCCGGGTATGAATGGCGCCGAACTCGCCGCTCGGATCGCACAGCAATGCCCGTCGCTGCCCGTCATGTTCGCCAGCGGATTTGCCGATACCGACGCCATTGATTCCGTCATGGGCGGTAATGCCGTAATGCTGCGCAAGCCGTTCCGTATCGACGAATTGCTTGCCGCGATGCAGGGGCTGCTTGTGGCTCGACCGTTGGACAGCGTCGCCTGAGGGCGCGCAATCGGCCGCCCCCGGCCCAAACCTTCAATCCGGCGCGCTGGCCAATATGCCCGTCGTCATGTCCAGCACGCCCACAAGCGCATCGATCTTGAAGGGCTTGCGCACTATATGGGTGATCAGGCTCGTGTCCGCCGACACGCCTTCTTCGGCATAGCCCGTCACCATGATGATCGGCAGATCGGGTGCCCGGCGTCGTGCGTCCTCGGCCAGTTCGATCCCGGTCATACCGGGCATCGCAAAATCCACGATCATCACGTCGGGAAGGGCCGCGTCCAGCATCGTTACCGCCTCCGCGCCCGACGCCGCCTGCGTGATATGATAGCCAAAGCTCTCAAGTCCTTCGGCAACGAACCGGCGCACACCTTCGTCATCGTCCACGACCAGGATGTTGAGCTTCGCACGGACCCGGTCCGACGGCGAAATCTGCGCAACCAACTCCGTATCGACCACTGGTTGCTCGGCGAGCGGCAGCCATATGCTGACGGTGGTGCCCTCATGCTGCACACTGTCGATCTGCGCGATACCGCCGGACTGCCGGGCGATCCCGAACACCTGACTCAGGCCAAGGCCGGTACCCTTGCCCAACGGCTTGGTCGTGTAAAAGGGGTCGAACACTTTGGACAGGATCGGTCGGGGAATGCCCACACCATTGTCGCGCACCCGCACCACGCCATAGCGTCCGGGCCTCACGCCCTCCGGCGCAGAGCGCCCGGCATCCGTTTCGATCGTCAATATGCCACCGTCCGGCATCGCGTCGCGCGCATTGATCGCCAGGTTCAGCACCGCCAGTTCGAGTTGATGCACATCCGCCATCACCCAGGGCTGGCTGTCCGCCAGGACGCGCCGCTGGTCGATGCGCGGGCCGATCGTCCGCGCCAGCAGGTCGCCCATGCCCTCCACCAGCGCATTGAGGCTGAGCGGCGCGAGCGCCAATTGCTGGGTGCGCGAAAAGGCCAGAAGCTGGCGCGTCAGCTTCGCCGCGCGATCGGTCGCCTCTGCTGCGAAACGGGCGTGGCGCAATATCCTCTCGTCGTCGCTCCGCCGCTCGATCATTTCGAGGTTACCGGATACGACGGTCAGCAGATTGTTGAAGTCATGCGCGATGCCGCCGGTCAACTGGCCGACCGCTTCCATCTTCTGTGACTGGACAAGCGCCGTCTGCGCGCGCTCGCGCTCCGCTACTTCCTCCATCAACATGTTGTTGGCGCGCGACAATTCGCTCGTGCGCTCGGCAATCCGTGTTTCGAGATTGGCGTTGAGATGCGTCAGCCGCTCTTCGGCGAGTTGCAGCGCGGCCAGCCGCTCGCGCGCCTCATATTGTCGTCGCCGCACCCGCATCGCCGACCGCACCGCGCTGCCCAGCGTCTCGCTATGGATCGGCCGCTCCAGCACGATGACATTGCCCAACCGCTCCAGCACCAGCATCGCGTGGCGCGGCCGATGCCCAGCCCGCCGCGTAGCGAGCAGGATGAAAGGAAAATCCGACCATGGCGGCTGTTGCGCGACCCAAGCGTCCAGCGCGCTACGATCAGCCCCGGCCAGCGACTCCTCGGTAATTATGGCCGTAGCCGCGCCTCGCGTCAGTTCGTCGCTCAGCGCGCGCGCATCGGCGCAGGTCGTGCAGGCATAATCCTGCTTCGCCAACAGCGTTTCCATCACTGCCGCGTCTCTACCCCTCAGCGCCAGAACAAGGATGCGATCTTCCATCCTTATGTCTCGCTCGCAGCCGGCTCTGCTGCCAGCAAGGGCGTCTTGCCGCTATAGGTCGGCACGCCCGTCAGAACGCCGTCGAAATCCTTGAGCGGCTCGCCTACGGTAATGCCGTTGCGGCCCAGGCGATACTCCCTGATGGTCGCCTCATGCGGCGTGGTACGGCTCTTCACGACCGATACCGCCTTCAGCATTTCCCCCTTCGCCTCGAAATAGCGAAAGAGGATGATCGTGTCGGACAGATAGCTCAGATCAACGTCGGACCGGACCTCACCGATGATACCATGCTGCCCCAATATGAGGACAGTGATGACGCCCTGCTGGTTCAGATAGCTCAACATCTCGTGCATCTGCAGCACCAGATATTTCTCGCCCGGCATGGCCTGCAAAAAGGCGTTCAGGCTATCGATCACCACGAAGCGCACGCCATCCTCTTCCACCGCGCGACGAACCCAACTGGCAAATTCGCCCGGCGACATTTCCGCGGGGTCGATCTGCGTGACGGTCAGCGCGCCGCTGTCGAGATGCGGCTGCAAATCCATGCCCATGGCGCGGGCACGGGTAATCATCGTCGGCCGCCCTTCATCGAACAGGAAATAGGCCGCCTTTTCGCCGCGCGCGATGGCGCTCAGGCCAAACTGCACCGCCGTCGTCGTCTTACCCACGCCCGAAGGTCCGTTGAACAGCAAATTGGTGCCCACCGAAATGCCGCCACCCAGCATCTGGTCCATGCGCTCCAGCCCGGTGGAAACCAACTGCTGGACATATTGACCATGATGTTCATTCGCGACCAGACGGGGGAAGACGGCCACGCCACCGGTTTCGATCACGAAATCATGATAACCGCCGCGATATTTCACGCCGCGCATCTTCACGACGCGCAGGCGGCGGCGTTCGGTGCCATAATCCTGCGCCGCTTGTTCCAGCGTGATGACGCCATGGGCGATACTGTGCAATTGCAGGTCGTTGGGATCGGAACTGCGATCATCAAGCATCAGGACCGTGCAATGGCGCTGCGAGAAATATTGCTTCAGCGCCAATATCTGGCGGCGATAACGCAGCGAATTTTGCGCCAGCAGCCGCATTTCCGACAGGCTATCGAACACTACTCGGACCGGCCGGATGCGATCGACGCACTCCATCACGCCCTGGATCGTCTCGCCCAATTCCACTTCGGACGGCTCCAATATGGATTGCTCCGCGTCGGGGTCCAGCCCTTCGCCGCTGACCAGTTCGAACAGGTCGATATCGTCCAGCACCCAATTATGGCTGCGCGCGACTTCCTTCAACTCCGCCGACGTTTCCGACA is a window encoding:
- a CDS encoding response regulator; protein product: MEDRILVLALRGRDAAVMETLLAKQDYACTTCADARALSDELTRGAATAIITEESLAGADRSALDAWVAQQPPWSDFPFILLATRRAGHRPRHAMLVLERLGNVIVLERPIHSETLGSAVRSAMRVRRRQYEARERLAALQLAEERLTHLNANLETRIAERTSELSRANNMLMEEVAERERAQTALVQSQKMEAVGQLTGGIAHDFNNLLTVVSGNLEMIERRSDDERILRHARFAAEATDRAAKLTRQLLAFSRTQQLALAPLSLNALVEGMGDLLARTIGPRIDQRRVLADSQPWVMADVHQLELAVLNLAINARDAMPDGGILTIETDAGRSAPEGVRPGRYGVVRVRDNGVGIPRPILSKVFDPFYTTKPLGKGTGLGLSQVFGIARQSGGIAQIDSVQHEGTTVSIWLPLAEQPVVDTELVAQISPSDRVRAKLNILVVDDDEGVRRFVAEGLESFGYHITQAASGAEAVTMLDAALPDVMIVDFAMPGMTGIELAEDARRRAPDLPIIMVTGYAEEGVSADTSLITHIVRKPFKIDALVGVLDMTTGILASAPD
- a CDS encoding ATPase domain-containing protein, translating into MTDLASEDRKVTISTGIADLDNILGGGLTANRAYLLEGTPGSGKTTIALQFLLEGARQGERGLYITLSETSAELKEVARSHNWVLDDIDLFELVSGEGLDPDAEQSILEPSEVELGETIQGVMECVDRIRPVRVVFDSLSEMRLLAQNSLRYRRQILALKQYFSQRHCTVLMLDDRSSDPNDLQLHSIAHGVITLEQAAQDYGTERRRLRVVKMRGVKYRGGYHDFVIETGGVAVFPRLVANEHHGQYVQQLVSTGLERMDQMLGGGISVGTNLLFNGPSGVGKTTTAVQFGLSAIARGEKAAYFLFDEGRPTMITRARAMGMDLQPHLDSGALTVTQIDPAEMSPGEFASWVRRAVEEDGVRFVVIDSLNAFLQAMPGEKYLVLQMHEMLSYLNQQGVITVLILGQHGIIGEVRSDVDLSYLSDTIILFRYFEAKGEMLKAVSVVKSRTTPHEATIREYRLGRNGITVGEPLKDFDGVLTGVPTYSGKTPLLAAEPAASET